The genomic stretch ctcgatcctcgcctctagttcctcccggcgcttccgttctacctccacctgggcctacaatatttcatcccaatgtcttattgccaagcaaaagatatgtacaaaatgaatgaaaaattaaagaaacaggaataacctgcagagcctgcatctgtaactgtgcagcggtaggccgtgcccgtatcgcggggctcgagtccgtgctccttgctcggatttGGGAGAgggtgggagtactggcagtgtcgatcatgctatctccaatccaatacctgccatgcttcttccctcctcccaccctcatcacaatttcaggatcaatatcctgagagctcggatcgaactctggcccatgaacctccctcgccattgctgtgtactcggtgacgcggctgtggatgctgggatggctgtatgcctcgggcgggtcctccgggttgaagtcgatgtctgccgtggccttgccctttttggacataacccatgccttgaaccgggagcactcctggccttcatgtgatgacgtctgcggcaaaaatacaaaaggattacaaaatatgcagtattatgtgtATTATGtgtgagaataaagaaatgaattcacgtacccatttttccttgtattcatcaaggctcaggctgccttgatggtgtggtgcatatggcatctgcagacgccgctcccggcaagcaacgtggttctccaaccacccgggctgcaaccacacgtccaccatttgttcccagcaccgggtaaaggatcggcaccaccacggaggcacctacatcatcaagtgtgtgacatatacCAAAAGAAGtgaagcgtaattaatctcagaAATAGTAAATATTAACTTTCTGTACGTACCATCATGAATTcatccttggtcaggttcattgtcctggcctcttctttttttaccCTCATCTTTCTGTATTCAgcatagaagtcgatgatggcctgaacccgcgcctcgtagtgcatgtccttaacgagcttcttggcggcttgttcaatgacggaggccgccctagcctcgaatccctcctggcatctataaaagtcctACGTATAGACACATTGCAAACAAGTATTTTTTCAAGAATGTCTAGCGAAACTTGTGTATTAAGCAATCTAGTGCTTcgaatacttacccacagctcggccttcacccgctccgccttgttcgcaaattgcctgtggtcacgatcaccgacgttggcggcggcgacgtagtggtcccacgtgtaggccggctcctcctgtccggcgaagaccactagaccggggaagtgtagcctacacaaaagaccgatgatgccgttgaccttgcggttatgggcacccccactgagcttagtccaactcctgcacaagtgattaatatacaTTATTAGCTTCTATTGTaaatttcaacatatcaaaagtactgagaatatgtaaaggaacttactttgccccagtgggttgaatcagtgggcgtaaatgaagagggatcggtcgcctcgggagggacgagggacctcgcaaccagatcttggactgcgaatcccctgcctcctccccttcctccctctcctgctcctgctcctgctcctgctccggctgtacctccgcctcgtcactagaggcatgcgcggaaggtacctcctcatccgacgacgacgaaggcgcAGGCGAGGGGggcctcacccctttaccctttcctcgtcccctgccccgacccctgcctctagcaAGGACCTGTGCCCCCTCCGTTTCCTCGACCTGTGcatcacccctgcctccacccctccctcgacgcctccctcgacctctcgatgcgtctgaccttgtacctgaccctgaagctgcagcttttaattttttgtAAAGCGCTGCAATTttcctcgtaccgcccaccattgttgaGTCACCTGCATTTGCCCACAAAACATAATTAGGCAGATGTGCAAAATAAAGTAAACATACTTaataaataacatggtatgactattaataaataaattagtacggcccatacatgtcttagaaataatcgtcatgatcgggattagctggatcataagtctcatcatcgcTGTCACGCGTGTCAATAAAATCATTCCCGTGCTCTGAAGGAGGAGTGTCATCATCAAGCtcctgtcctaactgtaaccgctgaagtaattctaactccttcatattatgaacctcctctccagcaTCATCGTCAGCAACCATTTCATTGTCCACTTCCATTCCGAAAGCGTcggttaaatcaatctcaaaattcccttcgagcccatcttcttgaaaaaaatctccatcatatgtgttggggtcaatgttgtaatcttcattgtttggtaccgGTAATTTACCGTgcggcgataccttgtacacaacatcccaacctttAAGACGGTCGTCGGATTGGCACGGGTacgacaaataataaacttgcgtggcctgttgagcaaCAATGTATACATCGTCTCCTTCTAAGACGGATGATTGGCGAATTTTGACTAACCCAAGATTAggtgcccgtctcacgactgatggatcaaaccaatggcatttgaatatgactggattaataactttgcaaccatgaaaagttagttcgtatatctcttcaattcttccgtagtactctacaccatcaaagcctggcgtaaaaactccggtatttgtcgttcttcgattgggccggatatgctcatggcttgttgtgtgaaagcgatatccatttacatcataaccggtaaaagatttgaccctgtaggcacagccatcggcaacctgtctcaactcggcaTTCATAGACGAATCGGTTTGGGCCTGCAAGTTGAAgtagggtggttcgttatattattcgcatgtacgGTCAACTTCTAATCAAGCTAAGTACGAGCTAAAATGGACtgtaccttatgtttgaaccaagaaatgaaatcgggcattccatttcctgcaccctctttgagaagagtctcGGCTTCGTGCGGGGTAGGTTCTCTTGAATTACGCCAGAAGTTACGATGgaattccctgtaccaacgagaaacatgAGAGTTGGACGAAGAATACTAACAAATTGAGGAAAAAATAGTTTGTTCAGAACTTAcagtatgtacggctccacctcggataggttggtcaatacatacagcatgatagtgcgccactctttatgtttcaattttttctgtgtcgcaccacttgcacttccaagttgtCCTCGAAAAAGGCTAAGGCTCGATTCAACTTCGCTGTCATTGTAACGAGGCGGTGGAttgtgcacgctaggaaggttgtcagcatagtatttcgtagtgaagtttgacacctcctccagaatatatgcctctgcaatggaggcttcaattttgcatttgtttttacatttagttcgaagaaccttttgacatctctcaattgaatagcaccaacggccctgcacaggcccccccattcgtgcttcatacagGAGGTGtaaaatcatatgctgcatcggattgaagaagccaggaggaaagatcttctccaacttacagagcaacacggGCGTCATTCTTTCCATTTCGGCAACCACGGTCcgagataactccttagcacaaagctggcggaagaaattactcaactccgctagcacctgccacacatgctcagggacatagcctcgaaccatcaccggaagtaggcgctcaatccatatgtgataatcatgacttttgagcccattgattcgcatagtagctaagttcactccccttttcagattcgctgcatacccatcagggaacattaacgtttggaaccattctaatacctccctcctttgggccctcgtcaggacgaaatcagccttaggctttctccacgacttgccatctctgggaggcgccatgtctagctttggtctgttgcataacattgcttgatccactctagccttaacgttatcctttgtcttgtcaggaatgtccataattgtaccaaaaattgcctcggcaatgttcttttcagtgtgcataacatcaatgttatgtgggagaagaagatcatgaaaataggggaggttccacaagcacgatctctgagtccaagcatgttgcttgccatatcccacaaaaccaccatcatgattgttgacctcaagagcgtctaactgagcacaaACCGCAGCTAAGGTCAGCATCTGCGGTGGAGGGTcgttaactacgacatctttcgtaaaatttctaatatctcgtctgaaaggatggtcaggaggaagaaattgtcgatgtttgtcgaatgaagaatatttgccacccttcgtcaaccaaataaatttcaaagaagccttgcatactgggcatgggaacttcccgtgaacacaccagccacagaaaataccatatgctggcaagtcatgcagggagtagtggtaccaaacatgcatcttgaagtttgtccttgtagcacggtcgtatgtccataccccttcatcccatgcacggaccaaatcatcaatcagaggctccatgtacacactcatattattccctggatgttctggaattatcaacgataaaaatatgttctGTCGCTGAAAGATaacaccaggggggagattgagggggataacgaacataggccaacaggtgtacggggcggcagCCAtcccataaggattgaacccatctgttgcgagcgcaacacgtacattacgagcctctcgagctttctcatgataaatcgcatcaaactttgtccaggcttcGCCATCGGATGGGTGCACCAGCTTGTCAGCATTGTATCGATGTCCggttttgtgccatgtcatttgtttcgcggattcttcacacatgtaaagccgttggatcctcggtatgaagggaaggtaccgaAAGATCTTCACAGAAATTGaaagctgcttcttctgaccgtcaccagagtctacctccaagaacctagacgattcgcactttacacagtactttgcttccgcatattcctttctaaataagatgcatcccttcggacaagcatgtatctgctcgtacggcatcttaagtgcacgaagaagtttttgtgcctcatacatagactttggcaagatgtgaccctccgggagcaggctcccaaaaactgtcaacataatatcgaatgcgtttcgactcaagctaaactgagacttcacagccattagacgtgcaatggcatccaattgagagaccttggtatgcccgtgaaggggttgctgtgccgcacacaacatgtcgtaatacgcctttgcggtagcctcgggctcctcctccctacaagcttcatgatagtcatctaacatgtctcccaccccggcgtcatcatcatattgctcgatacgttgtctgatgacctcgtccctcccacgatcgacttcaccatggtagatccatatggtatatcctgacgtaaatccgtgcctaacaagatgtttacccatttctaacttggtttgccgacgcatgtttgcacatttgctacacggacaccaagtatctcttcctcctttgatccttgcaaatgcccgttccaagaaagcatcggtcttgtttatccattcgtcggtcaacgaattctgagaagatcggcccgtgtacatccactgacgatcctccatcctctagcatatcaccgagtaatataaaaactcacgttgcatctacacgttcctatactgtctattaggtgaagataggtcctaatcccacacgaggatgtgtagatgcaacgtgagtttttatattactcggtgatatgctagaggatggaggatcgNNNNNNNNNNNNNNNNNNNNNNNNNNNNNNNNNNNNNNNNNNNNNNNNNNNNNNNNNNNNNNNNNNNNNNNNNNNNNNNNNNNNNNNNNNNNNNNNNNNNNNNNNNNNNNNNNNNNNNNNNNNNNNNNNNNNNNNNNNNNNNNNNNNNNNNNNNNNNNNNNNNNNNNNNNNNNNNNNNNNNNNNNNNNNNNNNNNNNNNNNNNNNNNNNNNNNNNNNNNNNNNNNNNNNNNNNNNNNNNNNNNNNNNNNNNNNNNNNNNNNNNNNNNNNNNNNNNNNNNNNNNNNNNNNNNNNNNNNNNNNNNNNNNNNNNNNNNNNNNNNNNNNNNNNNNNNNNNNNNNNNNNNNNNNNNNNNNNNNNNNNNNNNNNNNNNNNAATTTTTTCGAATTTTTTGCCGAGACCCCCGCTATCTGGCCCTTCGGCAAAGGAAAAATTTaattgccccccccccccccgaattCGCGCGGGACaggtactttgccgagtgccagatcgggggcactcggcaaagtcgtattgtttgccgagtgctcagatctgcggcactcggcaaagttaaattggaatttttttatttgaagcaCGGTCGAAGGTAGTGGGCCCGTCtaactagtttgccgagtgccccgtgaaaacactcggcaaaccatactctttgccgagtgttttctgcagacactcggcaaacgttacaTGCAATAACGTATTTTACTGACctttttctaatatacttgttcaaaatcgtgtcaaaatcactcaacaatggttatattagttttctactaatattattccattatttcatgcagttatagctcaaattccagttatatctaataaaaatctataattgcatttaatcaataaaaaataccaaacgcatccgaaaaatttccaaattttgacatgaaccaatctgtgttgtatgttgcctatacaaaaagagTTGAAGCCACACCTtaattcaagtgtcacttggacacccaatcttattggctcctttctaacttctatgaatccttccaTGAGATGAGTcggtttctaagcatcatatgtcagaaattgggtgaaaccttctcaattttttaccacagcctccacacataatatcatgacatcttcacaaatcttgtgattttcagatttcgtttggtttttttacaatttaacaaccattgaaccacaggttcgtggtcgtgttttttaaaaacaatgttcaaaatttcttttcatttcctggttcagacctcaatccggactctataatatgaatatgattttttcactgatttcaatccattatttcaagtacttgcagttaaaatttgacttcaataaaaaaaatccctattaatgcaaacaaagcattaaaaatcccaaacagacccgaaaatagaccaacttttaatatgtataaccaaatgtcctacgtggggagtagaaaaagtgtggagggtgTTGGAGGGAATTTTTTTggtttgtttgccgagtgccgacagGAACATTCGGCGAAGTgttggttttgccgagtgcccttgggccggcactcggcaaagtgtctagtttgccgagtgtcccgtcgtggcactcggcgaagttttcAGTGTGccgagtgtgtgtgtgtggcccTCGGCGAActcatctttgccgagtgtcggaggtcaacactcggcaaaggtctaACGGCCGGCCCAACCGGTAACGGACGACGCACGTGCGACGCACGCGCTGTTGATTTACCGAGTGTAgctgatttgccgagtgtcttggagtggtttgccgagtgccttttttttggcactcggcaaacctcctatttgccgagtgtattttgatCGCCGAGTGCCTCCTTGTATACACTCGGTAAtagtgtgtttgccgagtgcccaaaaaNNNNNNNNNNNNNNNNNNNNNNNNNNNNNNNNNNNNNNNNNNNNNNNNNNNNNNNNNNNNNNNNNNNNNNNNNNNNNNNNNNNNNNNNNNNNNNNNNNNNTACTGCAACAAAGCGGAACAGTTTAAGACAAGAGGGCAATCCAAGAGGTAAAGAATGGGCAGCAGGTTTTTGCCGAGCGCATCTACCGGACCTAGATCTTGAATGTAAACACGAGACCACAAAAACACTGTTTTCCACAACATCAACATATGCGAGAGACGAGATACCGCATTTATACATAGGTAAGTTAGAAAAAGGGGCCAGAACATGCAGTACTTTCTGATGACGTGGCGATTGTAGGATGATATTACACTCCTCCCAACGTTCATGAGTCAGACTATTAGTCGGGATCATGAGGTAGACGTAAGGAAGGCTCCAATTAGCAAATCCAGTAGGGTGCATGGGGAAGTATAGAGGAGTCTGGTTTGTTCCTGACTTGCGCCTAGTCGGTAAGTATACTCTTCCCGggttttggggggggggggtgcctCCAGCCCCCATGCTGATCAAGTGCTGATCAATCCACCCCTGAATGCAAGCTGCACTTGAGCACTAGGTAGGCATCTTTTAATCGAAAACAAAAATGATACGATACTGCCGAGAATGAGAATGATGTATGCATTCCAGTAATATTGGAAACGAAACTATCTTAGTAATATCGGGAACGAAACTATCTGATCGAAAGCACATCGATAATGATTGAAACCGACCAAAATGATATTTCAAAAATGAGAACATATATCGCGACCAAAATGATATTTCAACATTTCAGGCTCATGTACAGTAAGTCGATAAGGGCCGTGATTTTGATTCATAGTGACAAATTTACAACAACGGTTCAAACCCAtggggaaaaaatataaatggCCACCAAAGAATTCGTTAATTACAATCCTCATGAGCCATTATTTTGAGGTGACGCTGCTGGGTGCCTTTACTTTGTCTGGGAGATGCCGAGACCCCTGACGCGGCTCCAGCAGCCGCAGACGGCGCCACGCGCTCCAGGCTCCGCCCACACCCAGACCGCCGCCATGACGCACGCCACCACGGCGGCGGACGGTACGCCGGCGGTGCATCCCCACGGCTCAAACTTGCAGGAGATAGTGACGACGAGCAGGGCGCTGGCGAGGATCGCGCCCAACCTCGCGCAGAACGGCGAGACGAAGCTGGGGTCCCCGACGAGCCgcttggcggcggaggcggcggcggcggggcacccGGCTCCCGCCATGAAACCGACCCCTATCAAGGCGCAGGTCACCACCACCATGGCGAGGTACGCCACTTCCGTCGCGGTGTTCCAGCCGGCGATGGTGTCCTTGGACTCGGCGAGGATCCCGATCATGACGGCGGTGTCGTACGTCAGGAGCGCGACCACCAGAGCAGTGAACGGGCTCTGCAAAACAAGGAGCTTTAGTTCAGCTGCGAGTTGAATCCGTCACCGAATCGGAAAGGGGAAAAGGGGATATACCTCGGCGCTGCCAGCGGATGCGGTCGGTCCATCCCTGAATCTGATGATCTTAGCAAAGAAGTTACCAATTTTGCCcatgacggcggtggcgggctcCCGGttggagcggcggcggacgggtcGTGTTGTCGGCGGCGACCAATCGACTCGGCGGGGAGCACAGCCGCGCGCAGGGCTCGTGGTCCGGCGGATGATGCTCAACGAGACGAGCGGGGCGTCGGCCGGTCGAGGTCTCGAGGGTATTTGTAGAATGTAGAGTCTTTTCCTATGCGTGTCAGCGTGTGCGTACGTGCTCTCGTATTTCCATGCTAGGCAATGAAGGGGTCCATTTTCAGGCTCCACACGGCTTTGTGCGTCGACCTAGAAGTCAAGAAcaaacgaaaaaaaaagaaaaacgaatTTTTGACACTCGAGTCAACGACACACATCACTTCAGCGCAGAAAAATGGAACAAGAGAACCCGGggtcgtcgccgcctcgccggccggctTGGTCAGAAATAACAAACGCTCAGAGCAAAGAAAACACGAATAGATTTGTTCATTCACACGTTTAGATGAAGAAGAAATGCTACATTGTCAGCAATGCCAAAACTGGTACAGATTAAATTGTCTATTTACCCCCCGAGTTTGATAAACCGGATCAAAACGCACCTTAACTCATACTTCAAGCTCGATAGCTGGTTTTCAAACCGGTTTTGCAGCCCCGGCATCCCGTGCtccgacggggcaccttggcctgcgccgccgtcgTGCTCCCGGCAGCCCCGGCCGGCATGCCGTGCCCCTGCGGCGGCCTGCAGACCTTGGCCTGAGCCGTCGTTGCCTGCTGCACTGGGCACAGAGCCCTCGCCTCTGTGCGTTACCTGTCCTGCACGGCCGCTGCTTGCTGCGCCGCACGAGCTCCCGGCCTCCACACTGCACCTACCTGGCACATAGCTCGCCATGGAGCGACCGAAAAGGAGTCACGTGTGTTGGACTGAGGCTGTTTTTGTTGGGTGACCATAAGGTGTGTTTGATTTCTGCCCCCTTGCGAATTGGCTTTAGTTTTGCATCTTGGAGCGCTAATACATTGATCCAAAAGATTATATTGCTGCGGTCAGAAAGATTGGTCCTGGGAGCATGCATCACAGTTATTAATGAAGCAATCTGCCACTACAATctgcctgtttggatccatggactaaattttagtcttgcacttttagctcaaaatttagctcttaggatccaaacaggaggactaaaagtgacaaatagctaaactttagcagctaaattttaacccccaAAGAGGCCCTAAAGGTGGTTGCCGGTNNNNNNNNNNNNNNNNNNNNNNNNNNNNNNNNNNNNNNNNNNNNNNNNNNNNNNNNNNNNNNNNNNNNNNNNNNNNNNNNNNNNNNNNNNNNNNNNNNNNNNNNNNNNNNNNNNNNNNNNNNNNNNNNNNNNNNNNNNNNNNNNNNNNNNNNNNNNNNNNNNNNNNNNNNNNNNNNNNNNNNNNNNNNNNNNNNNNNNNNNNNNNNNNNNNNNNNNNNNNNNNNNNNNNNNNNNNNNNNNNNNNNNNNNNNNNNNNNNNNNNNNNNNNNNNNNCAGGGCTCCAAACCCGGCACTTGCCCGTGCCAGCTAATAGGCTCCTTGCCGTCGCCGGGTGGTTCCTATCCGTCCCCCGCCTCGCCCTATAAGCAGCCCTGGCCCCTTCCAGAAACAACTTTCCCCCGTCCCAAACCACCATTGCCAGTAACCCAAGCTCCCTTTGTTCCCCAATCTCGTCCGG from Setaria italica strain Yugu1 chromosome II, Setaria_italica_v2.0, whole genome shotgun sequence encodes the following:
- the LOC101778709 gene encoding uncharacterized protein LOC101778709, with the protein product MGKIGNFFAKIIRFRDGPTASAGSAESPFTALVVALLTYDTAVMIGILAESKDTIAGWNTATEVAYLAMVVVTCALIGVGFMAGAGCPAAAASAAKRLVGDPSFVSPFCARLGAILASALLVVTISCKFEPWGCTAGVPSAAVVACVMAAVWVWAEPGARGAVCGCWSRVRGLGISQTK